CAGTTACAGAGGTAATCATTGCCATTCTTCCCCCGAAAATTGCGAGGGTTACAGAAAGCAAAAAAGCACCAAACAATCCAACTCTTGGATCAACACCAGCAATACCAGAAAAAGCTATAGCCTCTGGAATCATTGCGAATGCAACCACAAGCCCGGCCAGGACATCGCGAGAAGGAGATACAATTCTCTCCTTTGCTAATAAATTGTTCAATTTCAAAACTACTCTTCTACCATCCTGCCTTATTAGACCTGAGAATTCATATTAGTAAGAAGATCTGCTTACTAATATGAATAAATCAATCAGATTCATCTTTCTTTTCAATGAATGAATCCATCAACTTTTTGTATTCATTCTCTCTTGAGCTTTTTGCAAAGCCGATAATAAAAACGATAGACGATACTAATATTAAGGCTAGTATTGTCGGACTAAGACCCATTTCACTAGCAGTCAAAGCAAAGAAAAAATGAGCTATCATTAAATAAAAATATACTTAATAAAATACTAAGTTGAATAGCACAATCTTTAAAGTTTTTTAGACAGAAGTTTATTTTTTATATAAATTAAATCCAGTTAATAAAAGAAAATTATATCTATTGTTCTTTTATTAAATTAACAAACTCTTCAGTAGTTAAGGCAGGTTTATACTCCCAAGTCATTCCGAATTTATCTCTCCAGGATCCAAAAACCTTAAATAAAATTGATGCACTTGAGGCCCTACAAATGATAACTCCTGTTCCATCTTGTGGCGTATGAGCCCATGCAATCCTCTCATAGCCATCAATAAGATCCGCAGATTTTCCACTTTCAACATAATCTACAAATGCTTCCGATGAATAATTTTGATCTTCAGATGATTCGAACTTCCAAGTAACTACATACAACTGCATTTCTTATTTTTCGAAGGTTTTTTATTCTATCTGAGAATCATTTTTTATTCCTAAATCCAGGCTCAAATTGTCTCCTTGCTGCCTGTGTTCTAAGTATTAACTGCCTTCCAGAACTAGATAAAGTGAACCTCAAAGCTTTGCCAGATTTAAACATTGCCTCTCCTATTGCCTTTGTTCTAGATAATTCAATTTGGTATGCCCTAGAAACGGCTCTCTCAGCATCAACGTTTGCCAACTTTGCCTGTTGGGCTAAACGTTTAGTTTTTGATTTCGGAATGACTGAAAGTTCGCTTTCAGGTTCTGCCCACCTCCATAACCAATTAGAATTGGATTTTATAATCGAAGAAGATTTCTTAACCATACCTCCATTTCCATAAGACGAAGAGGCTTGTTACCTCACAAAGACCCTAACCGCTGCAGGTAAAAAAAAAGGATTAAGAGTGCAAAAAAAAATGAAAGTTAAAAAAGTGCTTAAGAATACAAAACTAAAAAATAAAGTTGTCAGAAAACTAAAAAGTCAAATATATAAATTAA
The sequence above is drawn from the Prochlorococcus marinus str. MIT 1013 genome and encodes:
- a CDS encoding DUF3303 domain-containing protein, whose amino-acid sequence is MQLYVVTWKFESSEDQNYSSEAFVDYVESGKSADLIDGYERIAWAHTPQDGTGVIICRASSASILFKVFGSWRDKFGMTWEYKPALTTEEFVNLIKEQ